The nucleotide window CTTATGGTGTGTAATTTTTAAGAAGTCCCTAGATCACAGGCATTCTGCTAAATTTTGAtctataaatgttattttatctttcatatttatatctttaatccatctggaatacACTGtccttttttcattgatttttggtGTTGCTTTCATTAGGTACTAAATTCCATATATACGTGAGTCTATCTCTGAGTTTACTATTTTcgtccattgatctatttgtctgtaccacattattttttaaaatagggcTTTATAGGATGTCTTGATATCTAATTGGGCATATTCCCCccttttagcttttattttttaagattgacTTAGCTATTggacctttattcttttttttttttataattttatttctttattttttcccccaaagcccaagtagatagttgcatgtcatagctgcacatccttctagtcgctgtatgtgggacgcggcctcagcatggccggagaagcggtgcgtcggtgcacgcccaggatccgaacctgggctgccagcagcagagcgcgcgcacttaaccactaagccacggggccagcccggacctttattctttcatatatgtttttataatttacaaatactgatagttttatttcttacctTCCAATCCTTacacctcttatttctttttaaatttttattccatttaccAGCATCTGCAATACTAGTAACATTATTAGAGGAATCCTTGTTTGATCCCAGTCTTAAAGGGAAGGTATCCACAGTTTTTCCATTAAGTATAACTTTTGCTGTAAGTTTTTGGTATATCACCTCAAGTATTTATTTTAGAGTAAGAGTTTCTCCTTTCTTGAGCACCTAATCTTTGCTAGGCAGTTTACATATATCatgcatttaatcttcacagcaagcCACGAGATTGGGATGTTGTCTgtcctttacagatgaggagactgagattAGTAAATTTAAGTCACTtgttccaggtcacacagctagcaagtggaaATCTGGGAAGCAAACTCTGCTCTGACTCCCAGGTCCATGCTCCGTGGACCTGCTGGCAGGTGATCTGAAAGGGTGGTCTGCAGGCTCCCTGTATTAGAATTATCCAGATACTTGTTAAGATGCAGGTTCCTAGGCGCCATTCCCAACCTGCTACACAAGAATCTCTTTGAGTTGTGACACGTGCCAGCGGTCTACATTTTAACAGGTGTCCCAAGTGACTCTTATGCTTCCAAAAGTTCAAGAGTTCCTGTACTAGCTATATAGTTATATGCCCTCTATCTGTTAACACACTGCACATACCTCTTCTAATAATTTTCCCTAGCCAAACAGATGTTACTTTCTGTAAAACTTCAAGTGTGCCATGGTGCTGATCTCAGTTGTGTGTAGATATACATGTGCATTTATTATTAATCATTCTGCCTATCTCCTCTTTAGTTAATTTCCTTGAGGACATAGTTTCCTGAAGTATCCAGTGTTTTTTAGCCCAGAAAAGAAGAGTTTGAAGGGGATGTATTTACTGTGGTTGGCTGTCATGCAGAAGGGAGAGAACCCATATTCTTTGTAGTTGTAGAAGGTAGAACCATGCCATTGGGGTGGGTACTGCAGAGAGGAGGGTGTGGAGGTGGGGTTTTTGCACACTTCTGTTGAATTTGTACAAGAAGCCCATGTTCACCCGTAGGCCCAGAGGACATGGCCCTCCAGTTGCTTTCAAAGGGAAAGATCAACAAAGTCTGTCGGTGCAGTGGCGAGCACCGAAGGACAGCCAACATGGGACGCAGCAAAACTTCCCAGCAGGAAGAGCCCTTGGACTGGCCTTAATGAAAGCACAAAGGTGCCCGGGTAGAGGTGGGCAGGCATCCCAGGCCACTAACATGAGGTAACACGAGGCTTGGGACCTTGTAGGACTGGGAGTGGTCACCCTAACTGAGCGTGTGAGCTTGGGTGGGTGTTATGACTTCTTGGGGGTCACCCTGCAACCACTAGCTGTGAGCTGTGGATAGGTAAGGATCTGTGTTTACTCCAGTAGTTCCTGACATTTCATATCACACTGGCCTCCAGCCTTGTAGTGTCATAGGCTGATGTAGCCAGAAGTTAAGACTTGTGTGAGATTAGAGAAGTTTCATTACTGCTTTGTGTAGGGAGGAGTTTTAATAAGGGTTTTTATGAGCCCTATGACATGTAGCCTACCAGCTTTCTCTCCTTAAAGTAACCGGGTGACTCAGCGGGGTCTGGTCCCCGGGATACTGAGCGTAGTTGGAGGCGTTcggccctccccaggctgcccCAGAGCCACAGCCCCACCCTGTGGCCTGACCAGGGCCTGTCTGGTTGTTGCAGTGCAGGCCACGTGGATGGCCTACGACATGGTGGTGATGCGCACCAACCCCACATTGGCAGAGTCCATGCGGCGGCTGGAGGATGCCTTCCTCAACTGCaaggaggagatggagaagaacTGGCAAGAGCTGCTCAGTGAGACCAAGCGCAAGCAGTAGGCCCCCTCCCCCCATGGCCACCATGCTGCTGTTTGCCTGTGCAGAGAAGCCACTGGGGGACAGATCCTTCTCTACCTGGCAGAGTAACAGCAACCCAAATATATAGCTGTTTGCACAGTGCTTGTttctcaataaatttattttcacgCACAACCTGAGGACCCCTCTCTGTCCTACCTTGTGAACAAAACCTGATAGGATGCAGATGCTTTCAATGAATTAAACATATTTAGTGCCAGTAGTGCCAAGcatagaataaaaaggaaaaaagggaccAGACGGGGACAAACGAGTTCAGAGGGCAGGACAGGCAGCAGTGTTCAGATTTATTCACCTTCCTATGGTGGGTTCCAAAGTGGGTAAAGGGAAACGTTATTTATTCAGTTATATATC belongs to Diceros bicornis minor isolate mBicDic1 chromosome 25, mDicBic1.mat.cur, whole genome shotgun sequence and includes:
- the SYCE3 gene encoding synaptonemal complex central element protein 3, producing MADSDPGERNYDNMLKMLSDLNKDLEKLLEEMEKISVQATWMAYDMVVMRTNPTLAESMRRLEDAFLNCKEEMEKNWQELLSETKRKQ